ACGAGTACTGTCGATACCGATAAATCGTGCGGCAAGTCGCCAACCGAGTCAATACCCGCTCGGGTGAGCTCCGCGGTCCGCTTCTAGGCGCAAAACACGCCACCATTCTAACAGCGCAGCGATCTATTGTAATTATAACGCTCCAGAAGACCAGATATAGGCCAACACACTAGCAAAATCCCTTTACCACTCGACTTTCTTGAGAGTTTTGTGTAGTCCATTCTCTTTGCCCTCATTTGTTTACATCAGTATAGCTGACATCGTAAATAATGATATATTCTTACTCAAGATGAACATTAACCACCAAATGACTGCAAGCGGGACGCTTGGAAGCTCCAAGCGGGAATTGTCTTCTATCATGAGCTAGTGGTAATAGAGATCAGGCTTCCACTAGCATGCTCACGCTAAAAATCGTTATTTGTCTGCAACCAGCGTCGTACCAATGCAACCGAGCTCCATCACACTAGCAGAGATCTGAAGCGAGCTCTTCAGAAAACATAGCAAGCTCCGCTAGTTGTAATGCCATTCATCTAGCCAGTTCATCAATTCCAATTGATTTCTTATgtgttttcatcatcttttaCGATGTGACGACCATTTTTTTATTGGTTTTACAGCCATATACTGGCAACTCGACCATCCCTTTACTTCGACATCAAGGATTTGGAAGGACGATTGCTAGATCTGCAGATTGCTAGCCAGTTGCGAGATTTCGATTGTTGATTGTACGATCATGTCGTCTGTTATCACTGCTTTGACACCCAACCAGGTGAACGATGAATTGAATAAGATGCAGGCATTTATCCGGAAGGAGGCCGAGgagaaggccaaggagATCCAGTTGAAAGCCGACCAAGAATACGAGATTGAAAAGACTGGGATTGTTCGAAACGAAACGAACAATATTGATGCCAATTTTGAGGAtaagttgaagaaggcgtCGCTAAAACAGCAGATCACGAGATCTACTATTGCCAATAAGATGAGACTCAAGGTGTTGAGCGCCAGAGAGGAGTccttggagaagatcttcgaaagtACTAAGGAGGAGTTGGGCAATTtagccaagaaggagaagcagTACAGACCTGTGCTTCGCTCTCTGATCTTAGAGGCTTCGCTGAAGCTCCTGGAAGATACCGTTGTGGTCAAGGTCGCGAAAAGGGACCAGAAACTAGCCGAATCTTTGATCGATGACGTTGTCAAGGAGTACAAGGAGGTTGCAAACAAAGATCTCACCATCAAGATTTCCGATATGTTTTTGAGCGACGACACTGTTGGCGGTGTGGTGGTCACCAGCGAGAATGGTAAGATCGAAGTCAACAATACCCTGGAGGAGAGACTAAAATTGTTAAGCGAGGAGGCCCTGCCAGCTATCAGACTGGAGTTGTTTGGTCCTTCCAAAACAAGAAAGTTTTTAGATTAGGCATACCTATTGAACCATTGCAAATGTCATGCATCATTTATACACAAATAGTTTCGCCTAAGTTTAGAGTTATGGATTTAATGGACTGTTAAGAAGCAGCTCGTGTATACGTCTTAGCATTCCCATTCACGCATCAAAGTTCATGAACTGGAGCAGAGCTCTCATCAATGCCATGCAGATGTTAAGGTCCAAACTGATGATTCATGAACTGACTTGCTTCAGCATTTGCTATACTTCTGCGGCCTCCACtttttcgaagaaagcgaCTGAGAAGTTGACATGAAGCTAATCAGAGACTAAAAATAGCAGCTAGGCGACTTTCGGAGTCGAAGAGGTACCAGTTCAGCTGGCGGCCGAGTTTCGCAAGATTACTAGAGGTTAAGAACTCCGTTGCCAAGACAATCTCGATGAAATGTAAATCCTAGCACGTCATCGAAGCCACCCATACACACGCAGAGCGCCAAGCATATATTCAGCACAATAAGAAATCATCATTTACAAATTGGTAATCTGAAAGTATAGTAGCTGGATGAtctctttgttcaacaTACAATTGCTTATACAATTGCTTGTTCGTCAATGCATCTTTTGGCTGACATGAGGACAGTTTAGCGCGATTCAGTATGAAATTGCTTGCAAAATGCGGAACCCGTAGCATACAGATAAGCTTATTTGCAGCTCAAATAAGCTATTTCTTTTCAAATAGTGATATCTAGTTTAAATCTGCCACATATCCAAAAAATGTGCTAACAACTGCGAAGCTGACCTGCCAGCTATAGAGACGTTACTTTCTTAGTCCATAAAGCCCAAGGTGTACAGTACAGCTTATAATTGATTTAATCGATACACAGGAACAAGGTTGTTAAACGCTTGTGAGACACTGAAGAATTAGTTTGCCGATGAGCAAAATGAAACCAATTCACCGAAAAGCGTGCGATTAGTGGTATCCGATGATTCTCTGGTAATTCTGCAATCGCCACTGCTTCAAAAGGTCCGCACTTTCATTTCTTGTCTTCCATGCTGTATGAAACAATACCTCCCGACCAATATGGAAACAAGGGTCTCATCAACTGAATTCTGTGAATGTTGTTAACCTCGTAACATCGCTCTAAGCTTCCATTCGTCTATCTGATCGCTTTCTGTACGTCCAAATGTTGCAAGTATCTTACCGTAACGAGCAGTAACTGAGGCGCCACGGCGCACTCTCAAGACGCAATGGTATTTCAGTTGCCAAGCAGCCAGATATTTCAAACAATAGTGCTTTTTCCTTTTGTCTCACCACTTCCGCGTTCTTCCGCTTAATGATGTTGATTAATTGGGTAATTGCGCTCATTCGATGCATGTAGTGGCGCTGCGCGTCGAATGAGGAAACATCTTTGGCTTCGACAACAACTGAGTGCCTTCGAAATTCTGGCACGTCACGTAACGTCAAACTTTTGGGACAGCCCACCCATTGTCAGAGTTTAAGATGACGCAACGAACACGGATAAGACGCGGATAATCTTCCGTACGTTTTAAACAATAGAATACGTCCACGTCCAGCTTGGAGGGTCCCTAAACGACAATAGAAGATATTCCTTCGGTTTGATCCGCATTCTTCCATTCTTGGCTACGGCTGGACTTAGCTCAGAGTGATCGTTCGGGAAGAGGCGATCTCACCATGCGTTTTCGTATCCGAAATGGAGAGCTTCTCTTGCGGCTTGCGCTATGAAAACCTGAGTGACAAGAGTCTCTGTACACGCCCAGCATCGGCTATGCGATGCGACGGGCCGCACCGATTCGTCCAACGGACATTCACCGGCCCGACCTGAGCATCGGCCAAGATCTGAGACAATGGTGCTTTGATTGGCATCGAGGCTTGCATATCGCTGTACGAAAAGATCGGGCAGCCTCTCATGGTAAGAAGCTTGCGgcgtcttcctcttgaacGAGTAATAATGGTAGGAAACCATAACTatgaatcttcaaaaagTGGTTTAAAGGAGCTTACTTTAGCAGTAATTTCGATGTTGCATCTTGGTCGATcaatcagaagaagagttcagGCACTGGAAGTCATCGTCATGgcgatttctttcttgccGTTAATCTAGTTTGTAGCGAGTCTTGGCGATATTTGAACCACATTGTCGATAATAGGGTCCCCGAATGTCCTTTTTGTTAACCACAACTCGAGCCTTTGTTATGCTATCTTGGCCCTAAGACAGTAAGGCATATGCTGAACACCGCTAATAATTCCATTACTCACGCCCAAGGTGTCCCCTACCGGAAAACTTCAGAAATCAACCCAAGGAAACTTACAGCCACAGGACGGATAGTTATCTCTATCTGCAATTGTATCCTTAACAACCGTGGAGGAGAAGCAACTGCTGCGTCGGTCTTTTTACTTTGTGGGGGCGTGTTCGGGGGGAGGGTGCCATTGTCCCCTCCTTATACAAAAGTTGGTGCTAGAACTGGCATGGTTTACTCAGCCCCATGTTTGATGACCGGCAAATCGCTTTAAACCAGGGTTCTG
The nucleotide sequence above comes from Torulaspora globosa chromosome 6, complete sequence. Encoded proteins:
- the VMA4 gene encoding H(+)-transporting V1 sector ATPase subunit E (ancestral locus Anc_7.63) is translated as MSSVITALTPNQVNDELNKMQAFIRKEAEEKAKEIQLKADQEYEIEKTGIVRNETNNIDANFEDKLKKASLKQQITRSTIANKMRLKVLSAREESLEKIFESTKEELGNLAKKEKQYRPVLRSLILEASLKLLEDTVVVKVAKRDQKLAESLIDDVVKEYKEVANKDLTIKISDMFLSDDTVGGVVVTSENGKIEVNNTLEERLKLLSEEALPAIRLELFGPSKTRKFLD